One stretch of Scyliorhinus canicula chromosome 7, sScyCan1.1, whole genome shotgun sequence DNA includes these proteins:
- the setd4 gene encoding SET domain-containing protein 4 isoform X4 → MCQDLPPSKVEHGPFKRCAIWWPIRPWSRSRDLSGWRGKLGSVTVPRLRGVTLLLITASFANISHELDYVQLRKWLKKKGFNDFYLVPANFPDIGRGLMTTKALQPGDLVIKLPEKCLLTTTTVLSSYLGEYIERWKPRLSPLQALCTFLISERHFGSRSSWKPYIDVLPKTYTCPVYLAEEVISLFPCPLVKRIQQQKSEVQELYLTSQCFFSSLQPLFSQPTESVFTYHAFRWAWCSINTRTVYMEHEQSEFLSRQPDVYALAPYLDLLNHSPSAQVTAAFNRITRHYEIRTVTKCKRYEQVFICYGPHDNQRLLLEYGFLASSNPHNVVNVDKDLLCNHISQKDKLMDRKMLFLQDEGLLGVGAERTILLVRNNTTRNRQ, encoded by the exons ATGTGCCAGGATCTTCCTCCCTCAAAAGTGGAGCACGGTCCCTTTAAGAGATGCGCCATCTGGTGGCCAATCCGCCCCTGGAGCAGAAGCAGGGACCTCAGTGGATGGAGGGGCAAACTGGGGTCGGTCACAGTCCCAAGGCTGAGGGGGGTAACGTTGCTGCTGATCACAGCTTCATTTG CCAACATCAGTCATGAGTTGGATTATGTACAGCTGAGGAAATGGCTGAAAAAGAAAGGCTTCAATGACTTCTACTTGGTGCCAGCAAACTTTCCAG ATATTGGTAGGGGACTAATGACCACAAAAGCTCTCCAG CCAGGAGATCTGGTTATTAAATTACCTGAAAAGTGTCTGCTCACCACTACTACTGTCCTAAGCAGTTATTTGGGTGAATACATTGAGAG GTGGAAGCCTCGTTTGTCTCCTCTCCAAGCCTTGTGTACTTTTCTCATTTCtgagagacattttgggagccgGTCCTCATGGAAGCCCTATATTGATGTCTTACCCAAGACGTACACATGTCCAGTTTACTTGGCAGAGGAAGTAATCAGTCTGTTTCCCTGCCCTCTGGTTAAGAGGATTCAGCAGCAGAAGAGTGAGGTTCAGGAGCTGTACCTTACTTCCCAGTGCTTCTTCAGTTCATTGCAGCCCTTATTTTCCCAGCCCACGGAGAGTGTTTTCACTTATCATGCTTTCCGCTGGGCTTGGTGCAGTATCAACACTAGGACCGTTTATATGGAGCATGAGCAAAGTGAGTTCTTGTCGCGACAGCCTGATGTCTATGCCTTGGCACCCTACTTGGACCTGTTGAATCACAGTCCTTCTGCTCAG GTAACAGCCGCTTTCAACCGGATAACCAGACATTATGAAATCCGGACAGTCACAAAATGCAAGCGATACGAGCAGGTTTTCATCTGCTATGGACCACATGACAACCAGCGACTCCTACTGGAATATGGATTTCTTGCGAGCAGCAATCCACACAATGTCGTAAATGTCGATAAAG ATCTGCTTTGCAACCACATTTCGCAAAAGGACAAGCTGATGGACAGAAAGATGTTATTTCTACAGGATGAAGGCCTCCTGGG AGTGGGCGCAGAGAGAACGATTCTTCTTGTGAGGAACAACACAACCAGAAACCGTCAATAA